A genomic region of Pelodiscus sinensis isolate JC-2024 chromosome 19, ASM4963464v1, whole genome shotgun sequence contains the following coding sequences:
- the MEF2B gene encoding myocyte-specific enhancer factor 2B, producing MGRKKIQISRILDQRNRQVTFTKRKFGLMKKAYELSVLCDCEIALIIFNSTNRLFQYASTDMDKVLLKYTEYSEPHESRTNSDILETLKRKGLGLESQELELEEGLDPMEKIRKLNEGVDLTVVRPRLYASAPLPSHEAAYAGTPPSGSDGGLSSTNGSPQHPSRPPAFKSAIPKHGQPSGRSPGPLPPGLGYPLFTHGNLNRALATKTPPPLYLGADGRRVDTHSSLSGARSGLTSARSLYPGLQTVSPVLPASNASMSVHGLGGLPFLSTSQAEYGSGEAPPHPGFLQPSTIGSWQHHRDMAASAHLPLGAAGRMLPPQEAAPAPSSSPQHQAVSIKSERVSPGVSCSSAPPQHLSGLSSLGDGPGDPHQRDEYAKAYPYPLVLPRPPAEEQRRGGPMQRLQVTDVWQR from the exons ATGGGCCGGAAAAAAATACAGATCAGCCGCATTTTGGACCAGCGCAACCGGCAG gtcacCTTCACCAAGCGCAAGTTCGGGCTGATGAAGAAGGCCTATGAGCTGAGCGTGCTGTGCGACTGCGAGATCGCCCTCATCATCTTCAACAGCACCAACCGCCTGTTCCAGTACGCGAGCACCGACATGGACAAGGTGCTGCTCAAGTACACGGAGTACAGCGAGCCGCACGAGAGCCGCACCAACTCCGACATCCTGGAG aCGCTGAAGCGGAAGGGCTtggggctggagagccaggagctggagctggaggaggggctggacCCCATGGAGAAGATCCGGAAGCTGAACGAGGGAGTAGACCTGACCGTGGTCCGGCCCCGGCTCTAC GCgtcagcccctctgcccagccacgAAGCGGCCTACGCGGGCACGCCGCCCTCGGGGAGCGACGGGGGGCTCAGCAGCaccaacgggtccccccagcaccccagccgcCCGCCTGCATTCAAGTCGGCGATCCCCAAGCACGGCCAGCCGTCCGGGCGCTCCCCGGGGCCGCTGCCACCAG GCCTTGGCTACCCTCTCTTCACCCATGGCAACCTGAACCGAGCCCTGGCTACCAAGACCCCTCCCCCGCTCTACCTCGGGGCAGACGGCCGCAGGGTGGACACCCACAGCAGCTTGTCCGGCGCCAGGAGCGGTCTGACCTCGGCG CGATCGCTCTACCCCGGCCTGCAGACGGTGAGCCCGGTGCTGCCCGCCAGCAACGCCAGCATGTCAGTCCACGGCCTCGggggcctccccttcctctccacgaGCCAAGCAG AGTACGGGTCCGGCgaggcccccccgcaccccggCTTCCTCCAGCCCAGCACCATTGGCTCCTGGCAGCACCACCGCGACATGGCCGCCTCCGCGCACCTGCCGCTGGG GGCGGCCGGCAGAATGCTCcccccccaggaggcagccccggcGCCcagcagctctccccagcaccaggccGTCAGCATCAAGTCGGAGCGGGTCTCGCCGGGAGTCAGCTGCAGCTCGGCCCCCCCGCAGCACCTGAGCGGCCTGTCCTCCCTTGGCGACGGCCCCGGGGACCCGCACCAGCGAGACGAGTACGCCAAGGCCTACCCCTACCCGCTGGTCCTGCCCCGGCCGCCGGCGGAGGAGCAGCGCCGGGGCGGCCCCATGCAGCGCCTGCAAGTGACGGACGTTTGGCAGAGATAG